One region of Microbacterium rhizosphaerae genomic DNA includes:
- a CDS encoding MFS transporter, producing MGKWFVLILLSVSQFVMVLDSTVMNVSISTVAHDLGTDISGMQAAITFYALTMAAFMLTGGKLGDRWGRSPAFRIGSIVYGIGSLTTALAPNLAVLMLGWSLVEGLGAVLVIPAIAALAAINYEGRARVVAFAVLGAVTGGAAAAGPLIGGLVTTYSSWRYVFLAEALVMTLVLIVSGRIKDVPGDRKLRIDLLSVVLSAAGLAMLVYAILQSKTWGWFIPLDPPVVNGQAIAPFGISPVMYLILLAIVVLWWFVKRQQHLERTGRVPLLKVSMLRIPALRSGLTMFLAQYFAIAALFFVIPVYLQTILGYNALETGLKILPLSVGLILFSVLGSRMATVRTARNIGRIGQFILGLGVFLVFVAVQPELADWLFATGMFVVGAGFGLLASQLGNVNMSAVDQSDTSEVGGLQGTFQNLGSSFGTAIVGSVFILLLTSGFTDAVQHSSAIDDTVRADVVAAASKGAPIVSQQQAEKMLTDAGVDSASATEVAQLYADTQVESLRQALFFVFALTLLGLLLSSGLPSKLPVPPEAGEEATDDSAAAAA from the coding sequence ATGGGGAAATGGTTCGTACTCATCCTGCTGAGCGTGTCGCAGTTCGTCATGGTTCTCGACAGCACGGTGATGAACGTCTCGATCTCGACGGTGGCGCACGACCTGGGCACGGACATCTCCGGCATGCAGGCGGCGATCACGTTCTACGCCCTCACGATGGCGGCCTTCATGCTCACCGGCGGAAAGCTCGGCGACCGGTGGGGGCGCAGCCCCGCCTTCCGGATCGGCTCGATCGTCTACGGCATCGGCTCGCTGACGACCGCCCTGGCCCCCAACCTGGCCGTGCTCATGCTGGGCTGGTCGCTCGTCGAGGGCCTCGGCGCGGTGCTCGTCATCCCCGCGATCGCCGCCCTCGCCGCCATCAACTACGAGGGCCGCGCGCGGGTCGTGGCGTTCGCCGTGCTCGGTGCCGTCACCGGCGGGGCGGCCGCCGCCGGGCCCCTCATCGGCGGGCTGGTCACGACCTACTCGTCGTGGCGCTATGTCTTCCTGGCCGAGGCCTTGGTCATGACCCTCGTCCTGATCGTGTCGGGCCGCATCAAGGATGTGCCGGGCGACCGCAAGCTGCGCATCGATCTGCTGAGCGTCGTGCTGTCCGCGGCAGGCCTCGCGATGCTCGTCTACGCCATCCTGCAGAGCAAGACATGGGGCTGGTTCATCCCGCTCGACCCGCCCGTCGTGAACGGTCAGGCGATCGCTCCGTTCGGGATCTCGCCCGTGATGTATCTGATCCTCCTGGCGATCGTCGTGCTGTGGTGGTTCGTGAAGCGCCAGCAGCATCTGGAGCGCACCGGGCGGGTGCCGCTCCTGAAGGTCAGCATGCTGCGCATCCCCGCCCTGCGCAGCGGGCTGACGATGTTCCTGGCGCAGTACTTCGCGATCGCGGCGCTCTTCTTCGTCATCCCGGTCTACCTTCAGACGATCCTCGGCTACAACGCTCTGGAGACCGGCCTGAAGATCCTCCCGCTGTCGGTCGGCCTCATCCTGTTCTCCGTCCTCGGATCGCGCATGGCGACCGTGCGGACCGCGAGGAACATCGGCCGCATCGGGCAGTTCATCCTCGGCCTCGGGGTGTTCCTCGTCTTCGTCGCCGTGCAGCCGGAGCTCGCCGACTGGCTGTTCGCCACCGGGATGTTCGTGGTCGGGGCCGGCTTCGGCCTCCTCGCCTCCCAGCTCGGCAATGTCAACATGTCGGCCGTCGATCAGTCCGACACGTCAGAGGTCGGCGGCCTGCAGGGCACCTTCCAGAACCTCGGGTCGTCGTTCGGAACGGCCATCGTCGGCTCGGTGTTCATCCTCCTGCTCACATCCGGCTTCACCGACGCGGTGCAGCACAGCAGCGCGATCGACGACACCGTGCGCGCGGACGTCGTGGCCGCCGCCTCCAAGGGCGCGCCGATCGTGTCGCAGCAGCAGGCCGAGAAGATGCTGACGGATGCGGGCGTCGACAGTGCATCGGCCACCGAGGTCGCCCAGCTCTACGCGGACACCCAGGTCGAGTCGCTGCGCCAGGCGCTCTTCTTCGTCTTCGCGCTGACGCTGCTCGGGCTGCTGCTGTCGTCCGGACTGCCGTCGAAGCTGCCCGTGCCGCCCGAGGCGGGGGAAGAGGCGACGGACGACTCCGCGGCCGCGGCCGCCTGA
- a CDS encoding DNA-3-methyladenine glycosylase yields MLLGLPADTAPRLLGGVLRVTFGGAAVAVRLTEVEAYHGKGVGDRPDLGSHARMGRTARNATMWGEPGHLYVYLSHGIHSCVNVVCGPEGQAGGILLRAGEIVEGAETAFARRAAARTPRDLARGPGRLGDAVGLRHPVHDGIDAVTGAVQAGATARLLLPTEPVEGIAAGPRVGVAGEAGTDAFPWRFWIAGDPTVSAFRWGRGAAPAP; encoded by the coding sequence ATGCTGCTCGGCCTGCCCGCCGACACCGCCCCACGCCTGCTCGGCGGCGTGCTGCGCGTCACGTTCGGCGGTGCCGCCGTCGCGGTGCGCCTCACCGAGGTCGAGGCGTATCACGGCAAGGGCGTGGGCGACCGGCCGGACCTCGGCTCCCATGCGCGGATGGGCCGCACGGCCCGCAACGCGACGATGTGGGGCGAACCCGGCCACCTGTACGTCTACCTCAGTCACGGCATCCACTCGTGCGTCAACGTCGTGTGCGGTCCCGAGGGACAGGCAGGGGGAATCCTGCTGCGTGCCGGCGAGATCGTCGAGGGCGCCGAGACCGCCTTCGCACGACGGGCTGCAGCGCGCACCCCGCGCGACCTCGCGCGCGGACCGGGGCGACTCGGGGATGCTGTGGGCCTGCGCCATCCGGTCCACGACGGCATCGACGCCGTCACCGGGGCCGTGCAGGCGGGAGCGACCGCTCGGCTGCTGCTGCCGACCGAGCCCGTCGAGGGGATCGCCGCAGGCCCGCGTGTCGGCGTGGCCGGCGAGGCGGGGACGGATGCCTTCCCGTGGCGCTTCTGGATCGCCGGCGATCCGACGGTGTCCGCTTTCCGCTGGGGCCGCGGCGCGGCGCCGGCGCCCTGA
- a CDS encoding permease: protein MGPTFNGRAAGGILVGLAIVAALFALDTLVQGPPLPTRLQDGLTLSISVLIESLPFVVLGVMLSIVVQVWVPPGAIERWMPRAGWARRLTLSLLGIIVPVCECGNVPFARGLMMRGFSVAETLTFLVAAPIVSPIVIISTYQAFGFSDGILIARILGGFVIANLIGWLYARHPNPDQLLTERFRATCEIVEHEEGGKWRRSAAQFFIELRAVMPALIIGSALAGAVQVLVPRQALLAIGSNPVLSIVAMIALAMIVSICSNVDAFFALSFASTFTPGAITAFLIVGPLVDVKMLALLRTTFTTRVLVGMVVTVVLSAFAIGIGVNLLA from the coding sequence ATCGGGCCGACCTTCAACGGCCGCGCCGCGGGCGGCATCCTCGTCGGCCTGGCCATCGTGGCCGCCCTCTTCGCCCTCGACACGCTCGTGCAGGGGCCGCCGCTGCCGACGCGCCTGCAGGACGGCCTCACCCTCTCCATCAGCGTCCTGATCGAGTCGCTGCCGTTCGTCGTGCTCGGGGTGATGCTGTCGATCGTCGTGCAGGTGTGGGTCCCGCCGGGTGCGATCGAGCGATGGATGCCGCGCGCCGGCTGGGCACGGCGGCTGACGCTGTCTCTGCTCGGCATCATCGTCCCGGTGTGCGAGTGCGGCAACGTGCCCTTCGCCCGCGGCCTCATGATGCGCGGGTTCTCGGTCGCCGAGACGCTCACCTTCCTCGTGGCGGCGCCCATCGTCAGCCCGATCGTCATCATCTCGACGTACCAGGCGTTCGGGTTCAGCGACGGCATCCTGATCGCCCGCATCCTGGGCGGCTTCGTCATCGCGAACCTCATCGGGTGGCTGTACGCGCGCCACCCGAACCCCGACCAGCTGCTCACCGAGCGCTTCCGCGCGACGTGCGAGATCGTCGAGCACGAGGAGGGCGGCAAGTGGCGCCGCAGCGCCGCACAGTTCTTCATCGAGCTGCGCGCCGTGATGCCGGCCCTCATCATCGGCTCGGCGCTCGCCGGCGCCGTGCAGGTGCTCGTCCCGCGCCAGGCGCTCCTCGCCATCGGCTCGAACCCCGTGCTGTCGATCGTCGCCATGATCGCGCTCGCGATGATCGTGTCGATCTGCTCCAACGTCGACGCGTTCTTCGCCCTGTCGTTCGCGTCGACCTTCACGCCGGGCGCGATCACCGCTTTCCTCATCGTCGGACCACTGGTCGACGTCAAGATGCTCGCGCTCCTGCGCACGACGTTCACCACCCGCGTGCTCGTCGGCATGGTCGTGACCGTCGTCCTGTCGGCCTTCGCCATCGGGATCGGGGTGAACCTCCTTGCGTAG
- a CDS encoding TIGR03943 family putative permease subunit has translation MRWLGAGLAAILAVVTLALFATGRLGLYVNPASSWFAVSMAVVLLIGAVLSCALPLGAEDDHGHDHGDDHDHDHEESRIGVGIALTGGAVASVVAVAVLVTPPATLSAQLAMSRDAGAPPLFAGSDTVSLAVSGDTSHFGVGDWAAVFATATDTDSFEGDPVTLTGFATPAANGSSFDLTRLVITHCVIDARPASVPIAASGHVPSTGAWVTVTGKVRTTRGGTLEIDATSVQPVPQPKDPYEY, from the coding sequence GTGAGGTGGCTCGGCGCGGGCCTCGCCGCCATCCTCGCCGTCGTCACCCTCGCGCTGTTCGCCACGGGTCGCCTCGGCCTGTACGTCAACCCGGCCAGCAGCTGGTTCGCCGTCTCGATGGCCGTCGTGCTGCTCATCGGCGCTGTGCTCAGCTGCGCCCTGCCGCTCGGCGCCGAGGATGACCATGGCCACGACCACGGCGATGACCATGACCATGATCACGAGGAGAGCAGGATCGGCGTGGGCATCGCGCTCACCGGCGGGGCGGTGGCATCCGTCGTCGCCGTCGCCGTCCTCGTGACTCCGCCGGCGACGCTGTCCGCCCAGCTCGCGATGTCGCGGGATGCGGGCGCCCCGCCGCTGTTCGCCGGATCCGACACCGTGAGCCTCGCCGTCTCGGGCGACACCTCGCACTTCGGCGTGGGCGACTGGGCCGCGGTGTTCGCGACCGCGACCGACACGGACTCGTTCGAGGGCGACCCGGTGACGCTCACGGGCTTCGCCACTCCCGCCGCGAACGGTTCGAGCTTCGATCTCACCCGCCTCGTGATCACCCACTGCGTGATCGACGCCCGCCCGGCGAGTGTGCCGATCGCCGCCTCGGGACACGTGCCGTCGACCGGCGCGTGGGTCACCGTGACCGGCAAGGTGCGCACGACCCGCGGCGGCACGCTCGAGATCGATGCGACGAGCGTGCAGCCCGTGCCGCAGCCGAAGGACCCGTATGAGTACTGA
- a CDS encoding Fur family transcriptional regulator produces MAQRNTWQRERVREALADAQGFVSAQSLHATLRDENTGIGLATVYRALSGLAAQGEADSLQSPDGEALYRACTSTGHHHHLICRSCGLTVEIAATDVEQWARQTAASHGFTQAEHVVDIFGLCATCTAARNLERDAD; encoded by the coding sequence GTGGCACAGCGGAACACGTGGCAGCGCGAGCGCGTACGCGAGGCTCTCGCCGATGCCCAGGGCTTCGTGAGCGCGCAGTCGCTGCACGCGACCCTGCGCGATGAGAACACGGGCATCGGACTGGCGACGGTGTATCGGGCGCTGTCCGGGCTCGCGGCGCAGGGCGAGGCCGATTCGCTCCAGTCGCCGGACGGCGAGGCGCTGTACCGTGCGTGCACATCGACGGGTCACCACCACCACTTGATCTGCCGATCCTGCGGACTCACGGTCGAGATCGCCGCCACGGACGTCGAGCAGTGGGCGCGCCAGACCGCGGCCTCGCACGGCTTCACGCAGGCCGAGCACGTGGTGGACATCTTCGGACTCTGCGCGACGTGCACCGCAGCGCGGAACCTCGAGCGTGACGCAGACTGA
- a CDS encoding HNH endonuclease yields the protein METSPLDGIAEALRALAAVGGDRPAAALTPAELVAVNQAFGALKRHVDAAFAPVAAEISRQSRRELGKDSLAKKQGFASPAVLISTTSGTSVGEAVRIVQVGEATAPRVSLTGEALPAKRPHVADAVAAGWIGMTAAAAIVSLLDRLAVRVDRARLDDAERQLAGLAPGLRPDELSKLLARAEAHLDPDGVEPRHEALRADRSLVLQERDGMLLLTGKLDPETAAPVHAAIHALVGDALRRNEHADEGEPDLRSVKQMQADALADICRHAIGCAGVPTGPTATVVVRIDFADLQADAGIATIDGIAQPVPASAVRRLAADGQVIPCVLGGESEILDWGRAKRLFTPAQKLALAERDGGCVSCGAPPAWCHGHHLAWWDRDGGRTDLENGVLLCTGCHHRLHADGWEIRVDGPGTEARVWLIPPPWIDAQRTARLAGRSRYTLTA from the coding sequence ATGGAGACCAGCCCGCTCGACGGCATCGCTGAGGCGCTTCGCGCTCTCGCGGCCGTGGGCGGCGATCGCCCCGCAGCCGCCTTGACACCCGCCGAACTGGTGGCGGTGAACCAGGCATTCGGGGCGCTCAAGCGCCATGTCGATGCTGCCTTCGCGCCCGTCGCGGCCGAGATCTCGCGGCAGTCGCGTCGGGAACTCGGAAAGGACTCGCTCGCGAAGAAGCAGGGTTTCGCCTCGCCGGCCGTGCTCATCTCGACCACGAGCGGCACCAGCGTGGGTGAGGCGGTGCGCATCGTCCAGGTAGGAGAGGCGACGGCGCCCCGCGTCTCGCTGACGGGCGAGGCCCTCCCGGCGAAGCGTCCGCACGTCGCCGACGCCGTGGCTGCGGGGTGGATCGGCATGACGGCGGCCGCCGCGATCGTGAGCCTGCTCGACCGGCTCGCCGTTCGCGTCGACCGAGCGCGACTCGACGACGCCGAGCGGCAGCTCGCGGGGCTCGCTCCCGGCCTTCGCCCGGACGAGCTCAGCAAGCTCCTCGCGCGTGCCGAGGCGCATCTCGACCCCGACGGCGTCGAGCCACGGCACGAGGCGCTGCGAGCAGACCGATCCCTCGTGCTGCAGGAACGGGACGGGATGCTGCTTCTCACGGGCAAGCTCGACCCCGAGACGGCTGCGCCGGTCCACGCGGCGATCCACGCGCTCGTCGGAGATGCGCTGCGGCGCAACGAGCACGCCGACGAGGGCGAGCCTGATCTGCGGTCGGTGAAGCAGATGCAGGCCGACGCGCTCGCCGACATCTGCCGCCACGCGATCGGATGCGCCGGCGTACCCACGGGGCCGACCGCCACGGTCGTCGTGCGGATCGACTTCGCCGACCTGCAGGCCGACGCCGGCATCGCCACGATCGACGGCATCGCCCAGCCCGTGCCGGCATCGGCGGTCCGCCGTCTGGCCGCAGACGGCCAGGTCATCCCGTGCGTGCTGGGCGGTGAGAGCGAGATCCTCGACTGGGGACGCGCGAAGCGCCTCTTCACCCCCGCGCAGAAGCTGGCGCTCGCGGAGCGCGACGGCGGATGTGTGTCCTGCGGAGCGCCACCCGCCTGGTGTCACGGTCACCACCTCGCATGGTGGGATCGCGACGGCGGACGCACCGACCTCGAGAACGGCGTGCTGTTGTGCACCGGATGTCATCACCGCCTGCACGCCGATGGGTGGGAGATCCGAGTCGACGGTCCCGGAACGGAGGCGAGGGTGTGGCTCATCCCGCCACCCTGGATCGACGCGCAACGGACCGCACGCCTCGCCGGCAGGTCGCGCTACACCCTCACCGCATGA